ACAACGGTTTCTCGATAATGTCGTTGAGTATTACACGTACCTCCACGAACTGCAGATGGTATTCGCAAAAATTGAGTATTATACTGGTACCGATATCCAAACCTTACAAGGAGATGAAGAATGAACAAAAATGTTAAAATAATTATTATTGGAGTAATAATAGCGGTGGTAGCTGTTTTTAGCGCGGTGTATGTCATACAACGTTTCTCTCACAATAATAACCACGCGAAGGACGGGTCCGCTGTAAAGTATCACTGCCCTATGCATCCTAGTTATATATCCGACAAACTCGGCAGTTGCCCGATCTGCGGGATGACTTTAGTGCCAATGGAACCAAGTACCGGTACGTCAAACACGTCGGAAGTATCGGGCCAATCTGTGGTAACGTTAACACCGGAACAGGAACGAATGGTAAACCTTAAAACCGTACCCGCAAAATACCGGAGGATAGCGTTAACCTTACGTGCGACGGGCAAGGTTGCGCATGATACCGAACTTTATAACGCTATTATTGAATACCAAAATTCGTTGAAGGATTATGATAACCTCAAGAAAACGACTGTCGGCGGGGATACAATCAAGTCTATGGAGTCAATGATAGAGTCTGGAAAGTTAAAACTTAAACACATGGGGTTATCCGACGCGCAGGTGGATAACATAAAAAAAGATACACCTTACCCGACAAACCTTATTATGTCATCCGAAATGACGCACAATGAAAACACAAATGTGTGGGTATACCTCCAAATATACGAGTACGATGCGGGAAAGGTTAAGGAAGGGCAGCGGGTGGCAGTAGAAGCCGTGGCATTACCCGGGGAAAAGTTTGACGGTACAATCAAGTCGGTAGACCGTTATCTTGACGATAAAACACGGACGCTGCGCGTACGCGCAGAAGTTAATGATA
This is a stretch of genomic DNA from Elusimicrobiota bacterium. It encodes these proteins:
- a CDS encoding efflux RND transporter periplasmic adaptor subunit encodes the protein MNKNVKIIIIGVIIAVVAVFSAVYVIQRFSHNNNHAKDGSAVKYHCPMHPSYISDKLGSCPICGMTLVPMEPSTGTSNTSEVSGQSVVTLTPEQERMVNLKTVPAKYRRIALTLRATGKVAHDTELYNAIIEYQNSLKDYDNLKKTTVGGDTIKSMESMIESGKLKLKHMGLSDAQVDNIKKDTPYPTNLIMSSEMTHNENTNVWVYLQIYEYDAGKVKEGQRVAVEAVALPGEKFDGTIKSVDRYLDDKTRTLRVRAEVNDTTDALKPEMFVNADIYVDLGTKLAVPEDCVVDSGRRKIVFIKLSSGKYAPKEVITGNNADGYYEIISGINSGDEVVASANFLLDSESKLNSAINAAQ